One genomic window of Cellulophaga sp. Hel_I_12 includes the following:
- a CDS encoding MBL fold metallo-hydrolase — MQLYPIETGNFKLDGGAMFGVVPKTLWNRTNPADHNNRIDLAARSLLIEDGNRLILIDTGMGNKQSEKFFSYYDMWGDHSMEKSLKKYGFHKDDITDVFMTHLHFDHCGGSIQWNKDRTGYEPAFKNAKFWTNKEHWLWATEPNNREKASFLKENLLPMEESGQLYFINKTNTTDFQKGSEFGFDILFADGHTDKQMIPHISYKGKTLVFMADLLPTVGHIPLPYVMGYDTRPLLTLSEKEKFLKNAAKNEFYLFLEHDAHHQICTLGERENRVHLKNSHTFEEIFN, encoded by the coding sequence ATGCAGTTATACCCAATAGAAACAGGTAATTTTAAATTAGATGGCGGCGCTATGTTTGGTGTGGTTCCCAAAACGCTTTGGAACAGAACCAACCCAGCAGATCACAACAATAGAATAGACCTTGCCGCTCGTAGTTTGCTCATAGAAGATGGCAATCGATTAATTTTGATTGATACGGGAATGGGGAATAAACAATCGGAAAAGTTTTTTAGTTACTATGATATGTGGGGCGACCACAGCATGGAAAAATCCTTAAAAAAATACGGTTTTCACAAAGATGATATTACCGATGTTTTTATGACCCACCTACATTTTGATCATTGTGGCGGCAGTATTCAATGGAATAAAGACAGAACAGGATACGAACCTGCTTTTAAAAACGCAAAATTCTGGACAAATAAAGAGCATTGGCTATGGGCAACGGAACCTAACAATCGTGAAAAGGCGTCTTTTTTAAAAGAAAACTTACTGCCTATGGAAGAAAGTGGCCAATTGTATTTTATAAATAAAACAAACACAACAGATTTCCAAAAAGGATCAGAATTTGGTTTTGATATTTTATTTGCGGACGGGCATACCGATAAACAAATGATTCCTCATATCAGCTATAAAGGCAAAACCTTGGTGTTTATGGCAGACTTATTACCCACAGTGGGGCATATTCCGCTCCCATACGTGATGGGGTACGATACACGACCCTTATTGACACTGTCAGAAAAAGAAAAATTTCTAAAGAACGCAGCAAAAAATGAGTTCTATCTTTTTTTAGAACACGATGCGCACCACCAAATATGTACCCTGGGCGAAAGAGAAAATAGAGTGCATTTAAAAAATAGCCATACTTTCGAAGAAATTTTTAACTAA
- a CDS encoding sodium:proton antiporter: MLELAGIIVLGIIAQWVAWRLKLPAILPLILIGLLVGPIATLYTVDGAKLIEPIWNGKKGLFPGDGLYYFVSLAISIILFEGGLTLKRAEIKNVGPVITKLITLGSVVTFFGAAIAAHYIFELTWQISFLFSALIIVTGPTVITPILRNIPLKKDVSTVLKWEGILIDPIGALAAVLVFEFISVGEGQAYTQTALIEFGKILLFGFTFGFTFAHGLAFAIKRNFIPHYLLNVVSLSTVLLVFVESDIFAHESGLLAVVVMGMVLGNMDLPNKKELLYFKESLSILLISILFILLAANINITDLQLIMTWQTLVLFAIIVFIIRPLGVFLSTRGSNLKFNEKLFIGWVGPRGIVAAGIASLFGSKLIARGEPGAEYITPLVFMIVLGTVLLNATTARLFAKLVGVFLTKSEGILIIGASKVSRLIGGYLKDNDRHVVLIDNNATNVNKAKKMGLEAIEANIFSDTLTDNIELSDVGYLMALTGNSDINNYAIDKFTKQFGEHGSFRLVSGDEMSDPNNNPSEGLFSHTDDFIKLTETVRRYPIIQEIALKSTEHYNSLIEITKADTDIIPVFLKTADGDLKIISSFSTEFEDITEEFKLVYIGKKFEVDPAADPALALDKKQKK, from the coding sequence ATGCTTGAACTTGCAGGAATTATTGTCTTGGGTATTATCGCGCAATGGGTCGCGTGGCGTTTAAAACTTCCTGCCATTTTACCTTTAATTTTAATTGGGCTGCTTGTAGGGCCTATTGCCACCCTATATACAGTAGATGGTGCGAAACTCATTGAGCCTATTTGGAATGGAAAAAAAGGCTTATTTCCTGGCGATGGACTTTATTATTTTGTTTCCTTAGCGATAAGTATAATTCTTTTCGAAGGCGGGCTCACCTTGAAGCGCGCAGAAATTAAAAACGTAGGACCCGTCATTACCAAATTAATTACTTTAGGAAGCGTCGTTACTTTTTTCGGTGCCGCCATTGCTGCCCATTATATTTTTGAATTAACCTGGCAGATTTCGTTCTTGTTTTCTGCATTGATAATTGTTACGGGGCCCACCGTAATTACACCTATCCTTAGAAATATTCCCCTTAAAAAAGATGTTTCAACAGTACTTAAATGGGAAGGTATATTAATAGACCCTATTGGAGCTTTAGCGGCGGTTTTGGTGTTCGAATTTATTAGTGTAGGGGAAGGTCAGGCCTACACACAAACGGCTTTAATTGAGTTTGGAAAAATTCTTTTATTTGGTTTTACCTTCGGATTTACCTTTGCACATGGTTTGGCTTTTGCCATTAAAAGAAACTTTATTCCGCATTACTTGTTAAACGTTGTTTCCTTGTCTACAGTGCTGTTGGTATTTGTAGAGTCTGATATTTTTGCCCATGAATCAGGCCTTTTAGCCGTTGTGGTGATGGGAATGGTTTTAGGGAATATGGATTTACCGAATAAAAAAGAACTGCTTTATTTTAAAGAATCTTTAAGTATTCTTTTAATTTCGATCTTATTTATTCTCTTAGCCGCCAATATTAATATCACTGACTTACAGCTTATTATGACTTGGCAAACCCTTGTGTTGTTTGCTATTATTGTTTTTATTATTAGGCCCTTGGGCGTATTTTTAAGTACCCGAGGCTCTAATCTAAAATTTAATGAGAAACTATTTATAGGTTGGGTTGGACCCCGTGGTATTGTTGCCGCAGGAATCGCATCCTTATTCGGCTCTAAATTAATTGCCAGAGGAGAACCTGGTGCGGAATATATTACTCCATTGGTTTTTATGATTGTTTTAGGGACTGTGCTCTTAAATGCTACTACTGCTCGACTTTTTGCTAAACTTGTAGGCGTGTTCTTGACCAAATCAGAAGGTATTTTAATTATTGGCGCCTCAAAAGTTTCAAGGCTTATCGGCGGCTATTTAAAGGATAATGATCGGCATGTGGTCTTGATTGACAATAACGCAACCAACGTCAACAAAGCAAAGAAAATGGGGCTTGAAGCCATCGAAGCGAATATCTTTTCTGATACCTTAACAGACAATATTGAGTTGAGTGATGTAGGGTATTTAATGGCCTTAACAGGCAACTCTGATATCAATAATTACGCTATTGATAAGTTTACAAAACAATTTGGTGAGCATGGTTCTTTTCGCTTGGTTTCCGGGGATGAAATGAGCGATCCCAACAACAACCCATCAGAGGGTTTATTTTCACATACAGATGATTTTATAAAGCTCACAGAAACCGTAAGGCGCTATCCTATAATTCAAGAAATAGCATTAAAGTCTACCGAACACTACAATAGTTTAATAGAAATTACCAAAGCCGATACGGACATTATTCCTGTTTTTCTAAAAACAGCTGATGGTGATTTAAAAATAATATCTTCGTTTAGTACTGAATTTGAAGATATTACAGAAGAGTTTAAACTCGTATATATCGGTAAAAAGTTCGAAGTTGATCCGGCTGCGGACCCAGCCTTAGCATTAGACAAGAAACAAAAAAAATAA
- the lepA gene encoding translation elongation factor 4: protein MKNIRNFCIIAHIDHGKSTLADRLLEFTGAVTDREKKEQLLDSMDLERERGITIKSHAIQMEYTYKGEEYVLNLIDTPGHVDFSYEVSRSIAACEGALLVVDAAQSIQAQTISNLYLALENDLEIIPVLNKVDLPSANPEEVTDDIVDLLGCKAEDVIPASAKTGIGIEEILAAVIERIPAPKGNVDESLQALVFDSVYNPFRGVETYFRVINGEIKKGQKIKFVATDKDYYADEVGTLKLIQHPKKSIKAGDVGYLITGIKDAREVKVGDTITDALHPTKNPIGGFEDVKPMVFAGIYPVDTEDFEELRSSMEKLQLNDASLVFAPESSAALGFGFRCGFLGMLHMEIIQERLEREFDMTVITTVPNVSYHAFTRKDSEVPLIVNNPTDLPDPSTIDRVEEPYIKATIITKSDFVGNVMSLCIEKRGIITNQTYLTTDRVELSFDMPLAEIVFDFYDRLKTVSKGYASFDYTPIGMRASKLVRVDILLNAQPVDALSALIHFDSATTIGKKMCEKLKELIPRQQFDIPIQAAIGSKIISRETIKALRKDVTAKCYGGDISRKRKLLEKQKKGKKRMRQVGNVEIPQEAFMAVLKLND, encoded by the coding sequence ATGAAAAACATAAGAAACTTCTGCATTATTGCCCACATTGATCACGGTAAAAGCACCTTAGCCGATAGGTTATTAGAGTTTACAGGGGCTGTTACGGATCGTGAAAAGAAAGAGCAATTATTAGACAGTATGGACTTAGAGCGTGAGCGTGGTATCACCATCAAGAGTCATGCGATACAGATGGAATATACCTATAAAGGGGAAGAGTACGTCTTAAATTTAATAGACACTCCTGGTCACGTAGATTTTTCTTACGAAGTTTCAAGGTCTATCGCGGCCTGTGAAGGGGCTCTATTAGTAGTTGATGCTGCTCAAAGTATTCAAGCACAAACTATCAGTAATTTATATTTAGCCTTAGAAAACGATTTAGAAATAATTCCAGTCCTTAATAAGGTTGATTTACCCAGCGCTAACCCGGAAGAAGTTACGGATGATATTGTAGATTTATTAGGCTGCAAAGCAGAAGATGTTATTCCGGCAAGTGCTAAAACAGGAATAGGTATTGAAGAAATTTTGGCCGCTGTTATTGAACGCATTCCGGCACCTAAAGGCAATGTTGATGAATCATTACAGGCTTTAGTTTTTGACTCTGTTTACAACCCGTTTAGAGGCGTTGAAACCTATTTTAGAGTTATCAACGGGGAAATTAAAAAAGGGCAAAAAATTAAATTTGTAGCTACCGACAAAGATTATTATGCAGATGAGGTGGGTACACTTAAGCTAATTCAACACCCTAAAAAAAGCATTAAGGCAGGCGATGTTGGGTATTTAATTACCGGAATAAAAGATGCACGTGAGGTCAAAGTAGGGGATACCATTACCGATGCCTTACATCCTACAAAAAATCCAATCGGAGGTTTTGAAGATGTAAAACCGATGGTTTTCGCAGGTATTTATCCTGTGGACACTGAAGATTTTGAAGAGCTACGTTCCTCGATGGAAAAATTACAGTTAAATGACGCTTCTTTAGTGTTTGCACCAGAAAGTAGTGCTGCTCTTGGCTTTGGTTTTCGATGCGGCTTTTTAGGAATGTTGCACATGGAAATTATTCAAGAACGCTTAGAGCGTGAGTTTGATATGACGGTTATTACAACCGTACCCAACGTTAGTTATCACGCGTTTACCAGAAAAGATTCTGAAGTTCCTTTAATTGTTAATAACCCTACTGATTTACCTGATCCTTCTACGATTGATCGTGTAGAAGAGCCTTATATAAAAGCTACGATTATTACAAAGTCTGACTTTGTGGGTAACGTCATGTCTCTTTGTATTGAAAAAAGAGGGATTATTACCAATCAAACCTATTTAACCACGGATCGCGTTGAGTTAAGTTTTGATATGCCCTTGGCTGAAATTGTATTTGACTTTTACGATCGTTTAAAAACGGTTTCTAAAGGCTATGCTTCTTTTGATTATACGCCTATTGGCATGCGTGCTTCAAAATTAGTGCGTGTTGATATTTTATTGAATGCTCAGCCTGTTGATGCCTTATCGGCTTTAATTCACTTTGACAGCGCCACAACTATTGGTAAAAAAATGTGTGAGAAGTTAAAAGAATTAATCCCAAGGCAACAGTTTGATATTCCGATTCAAGCCGCCATTGGTTCTAAAATTATTTCAAGAGAAACCATTAAAGCCTTACGAAAAGATGTTACTGCCAAATGTTACGGGGGTGATATTTCACGTAAAAGAAAGCTTTTAGAGAAGCAAAAGAAAGGTAAAAAACGAATGCGTCAAGTAGGAAACGTAGAAATTCCACAAGAAGCCTTTATGGCAGTTCTTAAATTAAACGATTAA
- a CDS encoding outer membrane beta-barrel family protein: MNTRKSIFFLFFILLAEILSAQSFKVSGHVRNTSNQNIGFANIVLLSITDSTMVSGVSADENGFFTFLSIVPDIYFLQASYIDKKSAFLPVDISKDLNIGAIILENDVENLNEVTVFSRNPTIERKADRLLFNVENSVVSQGSSWDILKRTPGVIVLQDELKIRNQNATFYLNNRKVQLSAKEVKSLLEGFSGINIKAIEVIHNPPAEFEAESGAILNIITSKKIIPGYKGSVNGSFTQAIFPKYAAGTSHYYKTDKLNIFANYSINPRKELKRDDSNIKFIDATDTEFADWDTKFSRITRSLAQNATLVLDYDFDARNSLNIISNLAFSPNKRYDNTLATQMRNPQALLDSTLFTKSALENDNLNFGADLSFQHKLTKEGASLNFSAHITKFNENQNQAVFSDYFDASNQFIRAFDFSTESEQSIDIITGQVDYTTPIEKLSFNSGLKYSAIRSSSGINFFNVNGNASILNPSLSDVFEYQEHTASGYISALQDWDKWSLKLGLRGEYTDVTGTSSSTNLQNIQNYFEAFPSLYISHSPSSNHNFSLDYSRKIMRPRYEELNPFSYFLNENNFNTGNPNLTPAFSHNLNFNYTLEDTYYFDLYYRDNGNFISTLVFQDNENQTIRELNQNVLESESYGLDFTYSKPVTKNWYLYAYNSVFSEKETFLAVESNNQIVTNRVQGFYGSLTNYLSLSKDGTFTGELGLVYMSSFLKGSYVFSETTNLTFGLRKTLWQKRAVVSLVAEDLLGKANATLSSRYLNQNNFRFSRPETQFVRFGFTYNFGNFKLLDNKRNLEKDERERLNKE, translated from the coding sequence TTGAATACACGAAAAAGTATATTCTTTTTATTTTTTATTCTTTTAGCAGAAATTTTAAGCGCTCAGTCCTTTAAAGTTTCTGGTCATGTAAGAAATACCAGCAATCAAAATATTGGTTTTGCCAACATCGTATTGCTGAGCATCACAGATTCTACAATGGTATCAGGGGTTTCTGCCGATGAGAATGGGTTTTTTACCTTTCTCAGTATTGTACCAGATATTTATTTTTTACAAGCAAGTTATATTGATAAAAAATCAGCTTTTTTGCCTGTCGATATTTCAAAAGATTTAAATATAGGGGCTATTATTCTTGAAAATGATGTTGAAAACTTAAACGAAGTAACCGTATTTTCAAGAAATCCTACCATAGAAAGAAAAGCAGATCGATTGCTTTTTAACGTTGAAAACAGTGTTGTTTCTCAAGGAAGTTCTTGGGATATTTTAAAACGAACACCAGGTGTTATTGTACTTCAAGACGAATTAAAAATCAGAAATCAAAATGCTACTTTTTATTTAAACAATAGAAAAGTACAGCTTTCAGCGAAAGAGGTTAAAAGTTTATTAGAAGGTTTTTCCGGAATTAATATAAAAGCGATTGAGGTAATTCATAATCCTCCTGCCGAATTTGAGGCAGAAAGCGGAGCCATCTTAAATATTATAACGAGTAAAAAAATAATTCCGGGGTATAAGGGCAGTGTGAATGGAAGCTTTACTCAAGCTATTTTTCCTAAGTATGCCGCAGGAACAAGCCACTACTATAAAACAGATAAACTAAATATTTTTGCAAATTACAGTATCAATCCAAGAAAAGAGTTGAAACGAGACGATAGCAACATTAAATTTATAGACGCTACAGATACGGAGTTTGCTGATTGGGATACAAAATTTAGCAGAATAACAAGGTCCTTGGCGCAAAACGCTACTTTGGTTTTAGATTATGATTTTGACGCAAGAAACTCACTTAACATCATATCAAATTTAGCCTTTTCACCTAATAAACGTTACGACAATACACTCGCTACTCAAATGCGCAATCCGCAAGCCCTACTAGATTCTACCCTGTTCACCAAAAGCGCTTTAGAAAACGACAATTTAAATTTTGGAGCGGACCTTTCGTTTCAACATAAATTAACGAAAGAAGGCGCATCGCTAAATTTTAGCGCTCATATCACTAAGTTTAATGAAAATCAAAATCAAGCTGTTTTTTCGGATTATTTTGATGCAAGCAATCAATTTATTAGAGCCTTTGACTTTTCAACCGAATCAGAACAAAGTATTGACATCATTACAGGTCAAGTAGATTATACGACACCCATCGAAAAGCTCTCTTTTAATAGCGGTTTAAAGTACTCGGCCATCCGTTCTTCTAGTGGTATAAATTTTTTTAATGTAAACGGCAACGCATCAATTTTAAACCCTAGCCTTTCAGATGTTTTTGAATACCAAGAGCATACCGCTTCTGGGTATATTAGTGCATTACAAGACTGGGATAAATGGTCGTTAAAGCTAGGTTTAAGAGGAGAATATACCGATGTTACGGGTACATCTTCAAGTACAAACCTACAAAACATTCAAAACTATTTTGAAGCTTTTCCTAGCCTTTACATTTCACATAGCCCATCATCAAATCATAATTTTTCATTAGATTATAGTCGTAAAATAATGCGGCCAAGGTATGAGGAACTAAACCCTTTTAGTTATTTTTTGAATGAAAATAATTTTAACACCGGAAATCCTAATTTAACGCCTGCCTTCAGTCATAACTTAAATTTTAATTACACCTTAGAAGACACCTATTATTTTGACCTGTATTACCGAGATAATGGTAATTTTATTAGCACTTTAGTTTTTCAAGATAATGAAAACCAAACCATTAGAGAATTAAATCAAAATGTTTTAGAAAGTGAATCCTATGGTTTAGACTTCACGTATAGCAAACCGGTCACTAAAAACTGGTATCTGTATGCGTATAACTCTGTTTTCTCAGAAAAAGAAACCTTTTTAGCGGTAGAAAGTAACAATCAAATAGTAACTAACCGGGTACAGGGTTTTTATGGCTCATTAACCAATTATCTTAGCTTATCAAAAGACGGTACCTTTACAGGAGAGCTAGGCCTTGTTTATATGTCTAGCTTTTTAAAAGGCTCTTATGTTTTTTCAGAAACGACGAACTTAACTTTTGGTTTGAGAAAAACGCTGTGGCAAAAAAGAGCTGTAGTATCTTTAGTGGCCGAAGATTTATTAGGTAAGGCCAATGCAACCCTAAGTTCTAGGTATTTAAATCAAAATAATTTTAGGTTTAGCCGACCAGAAACACAATTCGTTCGTTTTGGGTTTACCTATAATTTTGGAAACTTTAAGCTTTTGGACAATAAACGCAACCTTGAAAAAGACGAGCGCGAAAGGTTAAACAAAGAGTAA
- a CDS encoding PD40 domain-containing protein: MKNFLLFLSIISLTGCKSEPKKVEITDKAEIPVLVAGKDSLIFPEEKHFKSIRQITFGGDNAEAYWSFDDKQLVFQSNNANWGLNCDQMFLMNASESFEAEKPPMISTGMGRTTCAYFLPDNKHFVYGSTHLADKECPEVPLRKNGNYVWPVYDSFDIFVADLEGNITAQLTTEPGYDAEATVSPKGDKIVFTSTRSGDLELYTMNLDGTDVKQITDELGYDGGAFFSPDGTQLIFRASRPKTPEAIKKYKDLLADGLVEPTDMELFICNADGSDLRQLTFLGNANWSPFFHPSGKKILFSSNFEAEKGFPFNLYMIDVDGKNLERVTHSETFDAFPVFSNDGKHLVFSSNRNNSVDRDTNLFIVEWQE, from the coding sequence ATGAAGAATTTTTTACTATTCCTTTCAATTATCTCATTAACAGGTTGTAAAAGTGAGCCAAAAAAAGTAGAAATTACCGATAAAGCAGAAATACCAGTACTAGTAGCTGGTAAAGATTCCTTAATATTTCCTGAGGAAAAACACTTTAAAAGCATCCGACAGATCACTTTTGGCGGTGATAACGCCGAGGCCTATTGGAGTTTTGACGATAAGCAATTGGTTTTTCAATCGAATAATGCAAATTGGGGCCTTAATTGCGATCAAATGTTTTTGATGAACGCTTCTGAAAGCTTTGAAGCGGAGAAACCACCCATGATAAGCACAGGAATGGGCAGAACTACCTGCGCTTATTTTTTACCCGACAACAAACACTTTGTTTATGGTTCTACCCATTTGGCGGACAAGGAATGTCCGGAAGTGCCTTTGCGTAAAAACGGAAATTATGTGTGGCCGGTATATGATTCGTTCGATATTTTTGTGGCTGATTTAGAAGGAAACATCACGGCTCAATTAACCACCGAGCCGGGCTATGATGCGGAAGCTACGGTATCTCCAAAAGGCGATAAAATTGTATTTACTTCGACCCGAAGTGGCGATTTAGAATTGTATACCATGAATTTAGATGGTACTGATGTAAAGCAAATAACCGATGAATTAGGCTATGATGGTGGTGCTTTTTTCTCACCTGATGGCACGCAACTCATCTTTAGAGCGTCGCGCCCTAAAACCCCTGAAGCGATAAAAAAATACAAAGATTTATTGGCAGATGGCTTGGTAGAACCTACCGATATGGAATTGTTTATTTGCAATGCAGATGGGAGCGACTTACGGCAATTGACCTTTTTAGGAAATGCCAATTGGAGTCCGTTTTTTCATCCTTCAGGAAAAAAAATACTGTTTTCTAGTAATTTTGAAGCCGAAAAAGGTTTTCCTTTCAATTTATATATGATTGATGTAGACGGAAAAAATCTAGAACGCGTAACACATAGCGAAACTTTTGATGCATTTCCTGTTTTTTCAAATGATGGGAAGCACCTTGTATTCTCCAGTAACCGAAATAATAGCGTCGATAGAGATACCAATTTGTTTATAGTGGAGTGGCAAGAATAG
- a CDS encoding M28 family peptidase: MINRVLLPVFLFLIIGCSSETKKVVSLADDVTFLANDALQGRETGTAQELEAAEYIMNRMKTIGLTPKGNAGTYYQTFTFKPKKDPHGQVEYMAGDSTITGTNVIGYIDNKATNTIIIGAHYDHLGMGGEGSLYRDGEAIHNGADDNASGVAILLKLADSLQQVNTNNNYLFMAFSGEEMGLLGSNFFAKNPTIDLSTANYMLNMDMVGRLREDKTLSVSGTGTAPIWKQVLNSSNTAFKLVLQESGVGPSDHTSFYLQDIPVLHFFTGQHEDYHKPSDDANKLNYEGMQLITEYIFEVISELNTAEKLAFRKTKNESEEVPRFKVALGVVPDYLFDGKGMRIDGVSEDRPAQKAGLQKGDIVIQLGDSTVIDMMSYMRALSTFEEGNTTKVVVDRNGKKIEADISF, encoded by the coding sequence ATGATAAATAGAGTACTACTGCCGGTTTTTTTATTCTTAATTATTGGATGTTCATCAGAAACTAAAAAGGTGGTAAGCCTTGCTGACGACGTTACTTTTTTAGCGAATGATGCTTTACAGGGCAGAGAAACAGGCACAGCCCAAGAATTAGAAGCTGCCGAATATATCATGAATCGCATGAAAACTATCGGGCTAACTCCAAAAGGTAACGCAGGTACCTACTACCAAACCTTTACGTTTAAACCCAAAAAAGATCCACACGGTCAGGTAGAATATATGGCTGGAGATAGCACCATAACGGGAACAAATGTTATTGGGTACATCGATAATAAAGCGACTAATACCATTATTATTGGTGCACACTACGATCATTTAGGTATGGGTGGTGAAGGTTCTTTATACCGCGACGGAGAAGCCATTCACAACGGCGCAGATGACAATGCTAGTGGTGTGGCTATACTTTTGAAATTAGCCGACAGCCTACAGCAGGTGAATACGAATAACAACTATTTGTTTATGGCTTTTTCTGGGGAAGAAATGGGACTTTTAGGAAGTAATTTTTTTGCTAAAAACCCTACAATCGATTTATCAACAGCGAATTATATGCTCAATATGGATATGGTTGGCAGACTGCGAGAAGATAAAACCTTATCGGTAAGCGGAACAGGTACTGCGCCTATTTGGAAGCAAGTATTGAACAGCTCAAATACCGCTTTTAAATTAGTCTTACAAGAGTCAGGGGTGGGTCCATCTGATCATACTTCTTTTTATTTGCAAGACATTCCAGTGTTGCACTTTTTTACGGGTCAGCATGAAGATTATCACAAACCAAGTGACGATGCGAATAAATTAAATTACGAGGGCATGCAGCTGATCACCGAATATATTTTTGAGGTGATCTCTGAATTAAATACAGCAGAAAAATTAGCCTTCAGAAAAACAAAAAATGAAAGTGAAGAGGTGCCTCGTTTTAAGGTGGCTTTAGGCGTTGTTCCTGATTACTTATTTGATGGCAAAGGCATGCGCATTGATGGGGTAAGCGAAGATAGACCAGCTCAAAAAGCAGGCTTACAAAAAGGCGATATCGTAATTCAATTAGGCGATAGTACTGTTATAGATATGATGAGCTATATGCGTGCACTATCTACTTTTGAAGAAGGAAATACAACCAAGGTTGTAGTCGATAGAAACGGAAAAAAAATAGAAGCTGATATATCTTTTTAA
- the dusB gene encoding tRNA dihydrouridine synthase DusB — protein sequence MPKIGDIQLPNFPLLLAPMEDVSDPPFRALCKEQGADVVYTEFISSEGLIRDAAKSVMKLDIYEKERPVGIQIFGANLESMLQSVEIVEKSNPDIIDINFGCPVKKVVSKGAGAGILKDIDLMVSLTEAMVKHTKLPVTVKTRLGWDEDSIKIVEVAERLQDAGCAAISIHGRTRAQMYKGSANWAPIAAVKNNQRMHIPVFGNGDVDTPEAAMKMRDEYGLDGAMIGRASIGYPWFFREVKHFFETGTHLDPPTMEERVSVARRHLEMAIAWKGEQLGVFETRRHYTNYFKGIPNFKEHRMKMVTSDHAVDVFAAFDEVLEVFGGYEFS from the coding sequence GTGCCAAAAATAGGAGACATACAATTACCTAATTTTCCTTTACTACTTGCACCTATGGAAGATGTAAGTGATCCGCCTTTTCGTGCCTTGTGCAAAGAACAAGGTGCTGATGTGGTGTATACCGAGTTTATTTCCTCAGAAGGGTTAATTCGCGATGCTGCGAAAAGCGTGATGAAATTAGATATTTACGAAAAAGAAAGACCTGTAGGTATTCAAATCTTTGGCGCTAATTTAGAGTCCATGTTACAATCTGTTGAGATCGTAGAAAAATCGAACCCCGATATTATTGACATCAACTTTGGTTGCCCCGTAAAAAAAGTAGTGAGCAAAGGGGCTGGAGCTGGAATTTTAAAAGACATAGATTTAATGGTTTCACTAACCGAAGCCATGGTAAAGCACACCAAACTGCCGGTTACGGTAAAAACGCGTTTAGGTTGGGATGAAGACTCTATTAAAATTGTAGAAGTCGCTGAACGCTTGCAAGACGCGGGTTGTGCCGCTATTTCTATTCATGGGCGAACACGTGCTCAAATGTACAAAGGGAGTGCCAATTGGGCACCTATCGCAGCGGTAAAGAACAACCAAAGGATGCATATTCCTGTATTTGGAAACGGTGATGTGGATACGCCAGAAGCCGCAATGAAAATGAGAGACGAATATGGTTTAGATGGTGCTATGATTGGACGCGCCAGTATTGGTTATCCCTGGTTTTTTAGGGAAGTAAAGCATTTTTTTGAAACAGGAACGCACTTAGATCCTCCCACGATGGAAGAGCGGGTGTCGGTGGCAAGACGACATTTAGAAATGGCTATCGCTTGGAAAGGTGAACAATTGGGTGTTTTTGAAACCAGGAGGCACTATACCAACTATTTTAAAGGCATACCCAATTTTAAAGAACACCGCATGAAAATGGTGACCAGCGACCACGCTGTTGATGTTTTTGCTGCCTTTGATGAAGTTTTAGAGGTTTTTGGAGGTTACGAATTTTCGTAA